A stretch of the Panicum virgatum strain AP13 chromosome 9N, P.virgatum_v5, whole genome shotgun sequence genome encodes the following:
- the LOC120689993 gene encoding serine/threonine-protein kinase SAPK8-like isoform X2, whose translation MRIDENVQREIINHRSLKHPNIIRFKEVILTPTHLAIVMEYASGGELFERICKNVRFSEDEARYFFQQLISGVSYCHSMQVCHRDLKLENTLLDGSDAPRLKICDFGYSKSSVLHSQPKSTVGTPAYIAPEVLLKKEYDGKIADVWSCGVTLYVMVVGAYPFEDPEEPKNFRKTIQRILNVQYAIPDNVNISLECRHLISRIFVGDPAMRITIPEIRNHSWFLKNLPADLMDDDSMSNQYEEPDQPMQTMDQIMQILTEATIPPACSHSINILADGLDVDDDMDDLESDSDLDVDSSGEIVYAM comes from the exons ATGCGT ATAGACGAAAATGTCCAGCGCGAGATAATTAACCATAGATCATTGAAGCACCCTAATATTATTAGGTTTAAAGAG GTAATTTTAACCCCAACACATCTTGCTATTGTCATGGAATATGCCTCTGGCGGTGAGCTTTTTGAGAGAATATGTAAGAATGTGCGATTCAGTGAAGATGAG GCTCGGTACTTCTTCCAGCAGCTTATCTCAGGAGTAAGCTACTGCCATTCAATG CAAGTATGTCACCGGGATCTGAAGCTGGAGAACACACTGCTAGATGGGAGTGATGCACCTCGCTTGAAGATATGTGACTTTGGTTATTCCAAG TCATCTGTTCTTCATTCGCAACCGAAGTCGACTGTTGGAACACCTGCTTATATCGCACCTGAAGTTCTACTGAAAAAAGAATATGATGGCAAG ATTGCTGATGTATGGTCATGTGGAGTGACCCTTTACGTTATGGTTGTTGGTGCATATCCTTTCGAAGACCCAGAAGAGCCTAAGAACTTCCGGAAGACAATTCAG CGTATCTTGAATGTTCAGTATGCAATTCCAGATAACGTGAACATATCTCTAGAGTGCAGGCATCTAATTTCCAGGATTTTTGTTGGTGACCCTGCCATG CGGATAACAATACCTGAAATACGGAATCATAGTTGGTTCCTGAAGAACCTTCCTGCTGATCTGATGGATGATGATAGTATGAGCAACCAATACGAGGAGCCTGATCAGCCAATGCAGACTATGGATCAGATCATGCAGATTTTGACAGAGGCTACCATACCACCTGCTTGTTCTCACAGTATAAATATCCTAGCTGATGGACTAGACGTggatgatgacatggatgacCTTGAATCCGACTCGGATCTTGATGTGGACAGCAGCGGTGAGATTGTGTATGCAATGTGA
- the LOC120689993 gene encoding serine/threonine-protein kinase SAPK8-like isoform X1 produces the protein MAAPAPDRAALTVGPGMDMPIMHDSDRYELVRDIGSGNFGVARLMRDRRTSDLVAVKYIERGEKIDENVQREIINHRSLKHPNIIRFKEVILTPTHLAIVMEYASGGELFERICKNVRFSEDEARYFFQQLISGVSYCHSMQVCHRDLKLENTLLDGSDAPRLKICDFGYSKSSVLHSQPKSTVGTPAYIAPEVLLKKEYDGKIADVWSCGVTLYVMVVGAYPFEDPEEPKNFRKTIQRILNVQYAIPDNVNISLECRHLISRIFVGDPAMRITIPEIRNHSWFLKNLPADLMDDDSMSNQYEEPDQPMQTMDQIMQILTEATIPPACSHSINILADGLDVDDDMDDLESDSDLDVDSSGEIVYAM, from the exons atggcagcgccggcgccggatcgGGCGGCGCTGACGGTGGGGCCGGGCATGGACATGCCAATCATGCACGACAGTGACCGGTACGAGCTCGTGCGCGACATCGGCTCCGGCAACTTCGGCGTCGCCCGCCTCATGCGCGACCGCCGGACTAGTGATCTCGTCGCCGTCAAGTACATCGAGCGCGGCGAGAAG ATAGACGAAAATGTCCAGCGCGAGATAATTAACCATAGATCATTGAAGCACCCTAATATTATTAGGTTTAAAGAG GTAATTTTAACCCCAACACATCTTGCTATTGTCATGGAATATGCCTCTGGCGGTGAGCTTTTTGAGAGAATATGTAAGAATGTGCGATTCAGTGAAGATGAG GCTCGGTACTTCTTCCAGCAGCTTATCTCAGGAGTAAGCTACTGCCATTCAATG CAAGTATGTCACCGGGATCTGAAGCTGGAGAACACACTGCTAGATGGGAGTGATGCACCTCGCTTGAAGATATGTGACTTTGGTTATTCCAAG TCATCTGTTCTTCATTCGCAACCGAAGTCGACTGTTGGAACACCTGCTTATATCGCACCTGAAGTTCTACTGAAAAAAGAATATGATGGCAAG ATTGCTGATGTATGGTCATGTGGAGTGACCCTTTACGTTATGGTTGTTGGTGCATATCCTTTCGAAGACCCAGAAGAGCCTAAGAACTTCCGGAAGACAATTCAG CGTATCTTGAATGTTCAGTATGCAATTCCAGATAACGTGAACATATCTCTAGAGTGCAGGCATCTAATTTCCAGGATTTTTGTTGGTGACCCTGCCATG CGGATAACAATACCTGAAATACGGAATCATAGTTGGTTCCTGAAGAACCTTCCTGCTGATCTGATGGATGATGATAGTATGAGCAACCAATACGAGGAGCCTGATCAGCCAATGCAGACTATGGATCAGATCATGCAGATTTTGACAGAGGCTACCATACCACCTGCTTGTTCTCACAGTATAAATATCCTAGCTGATGGACTAGACGTggatgatgacatggatgacCTTGAATCCGACTCGGATCTTGATGTGGACAGCAGCGGTGAGATTGTGTATGCAATGTGA
- the LOC120689994 gene encoding transcription factor HHO5-like: MGLDVAEIGMGLDLGLDLRLFAARSAVGMAAAAAKGAPAGIEACIRSLEEERRKIEVFRRELPLCVRLLADVIEELKEEAARKGGDLELRPDDGDKRKWMSTAQLWVDSDATSKSEKEQPSEMTSPEPKLLGGPMPIRAVPVVPPPPPPGFRRDDNAAGTARLPGLSLLPPAAKTSVSPVPAVDEHRQNAAARLSATMSPSGSGLNLHTQTQQQQQLARKTRRCWSPELHRQFVAALHQLGGPQVATPKQIREVMQVDGLTNDEVKSHLQKYRLHNRRSPGMAPVSQSIVLVGGLWSSQEQSSSQSQSGSPQGPLQFSGSGMAVSAATVGGDSSSSDEDDKSDEGYSRK, from the exons ATGGGGCTCGACGTGGCGGAGATCGGGATGGGCCTGGATCTGGGGCTCGACCTCAGGCTCTTCGCCGCGCGGAGCGCCGtcgggatggcggcggccgcggccaagGGCGCGCCCGCGGGGATCGAGGCCTGCATCAGGAGCCTCGAGGAGGAGCGCCGCAAGATCGAGGTCTTCAGGCGCGAGCTCCCGCTCTGCGtccgcctcctcgccgacg TGATCGAGGAGTTGAAGGAGGAGGCCGCGAGGAAAGGCGGCGATTTGGAGTTGAGGCCGGACGACGGCGACAAGAGGAAATGGATGAGCACCGCGCAGCTTTGGGTGGACTCCGACGCCACATCCAAG TCCGAGAAAGAGCAACCAAGTGAGATGACCTCGCCGGAGCCCAAGTTGCTCGGTGGCCCCATGCCGATACGGGCTGTTCcggtggtgccgccgccgcctccaccgggcTTCAGGAGGGATGACAACGCTGCCGGAACTGCGAGGCTGCCCGGTCTGTCGTTGCTGCCACCGGCTGCAAAGACATCGGTCTCTCCGGTCCCTGCCGTTGATGAACACCGGCAGAACGCCGCCGCAAGATTGTCTGCCACCATGTCACCATCTGGCTCTGGACTCAACCTGCATACTCAGActcaacagcagcaacagctgGCGAGGAAGACAAGGCGGTGCTGGTCGCCGGAGCTTCACCGGCAGTTTGTTGCTGCCTTGCATCAACTCGGCGGCCCTCAAG TTGCTACTCCGAAGCAGATCAGAGAGGTGATGCAAGTGGACGGGCTTACAAACGACGAAGTGAAAAGCCATCTCCAG AAGTACCGGCTGCACAACAGAAGATCGCCCGGCATGGCTCCCGTGAGCCAGTCGATTGTGCTGGTGGGTGGCCTCTGGAGTTCTCAGGAGCAAAGCAGCTCACAGTCACAGTCAGGGTCTCCTCAGGGCCCCCTTCAGTTCTCTGGGTCAGGGATGGCCGTCTctgcagccaccgtcggcggcgacagcagcagcagcgacgaagaTGACAAGTCCGATGAAGGCTACAGCCGGAAATGA